The nucleotide sequence tttgacagtcatgtagggtggggatttATATCTttccaccaaatttaatctggaaatTTAGAATCATATATCATTAGCCTAATCGCATAATAGGCTAAATCTTAGGCAGTGCTTATTGATAATGGGCCATCATGCTACGAGGCCAACGATATAGTTTTCACTCTGGATCTGCTTTTAACGGAGAATGATCTGTTGACAGTTTGTGAAGGAGATGGACAACGAGAAGAGGATGAGACTGCTGCAGTTTGTCACAGGAACCTGCCGTCTTCCTGTCGGTGGCTTTGCTGATCTAATGGGTatataaaacacactcacatatTGGATATGCCAACCAGAATTGAATGTTTCACGCCATATTTCTGCTCTATTGATTTAAATACAGGAAGCAATGGGCCGCAAAAATTCTGCATTGAGAAAGTGGGCAAAGAGAACTGGCTTCCACGAAGCCACACATGGTAAGATGGGTTATTCTGACTCTTAATTCAGTTTCCAAGCTTCGGGCGTTTCATCAGATCAACCAAACCATTGCGCCATCTGTAAATCATTCAATATTGTTTGTCTTTAATTTGTCACTAAAGGTCATGTTTTGCTCTAATCAGATTGTTTGGTTATTCTAATTTGAATAATAACTTTAAAGAGTTTATTCAGCAGAATAGATACACTGTTAAAATTGAGAGAACATTTCTTACCAGATGTCAGAATTTCATAAATCATAAAACCTTTGTCAATAAATTTATGCAAAGCAGAATCAGTCAAACTAGCAGCATCAATGTTTTCTCAGTTATACATGAAATCCAGCATGCATATGCATATTTCTAATTCCTATCGTTTCTTTTTTCCCATGCAGCTTTAATCGTTTGGACCTGCCTCCATACAAGAGCTAcgagcagctgaaggagaagctAATGTTTGCCATTGAAGAGACTGAAGGTTTTGGACAGGAGTAACACAAGATGATGGAGCTTGCCTTGAAGATGCCGTATCCATTTCACACGAGCGCTTTTCAATGGACTCTACTCGCAGCCAGGACCTGATTTAAAAACTGGTATATTGGACTTGTGTCTATGTTTTCTGTCGCATCACCGTATTTCGTGACCGTGCTTTCGTTAAgttcgtccatccatccattttcttgtagacgagatgattcATCTCGTCCACAGCCGCTTCATCCGCCTTGCgggggtcacgggagttgctggagcctatctcagctgagtgcgggtgagaggcagggtacaccccggacgcgtcgccagtgcGTTCCGgcgccacacaaagacagacaaccactcaggcacacactcacacctacggagaGTTTGGAGTAATCACTTCACCttcactgcatgtttttgaaggttgGAGAAAAGGCACGTAAAAACGGGAACAgataggaatcaaacccggaaccttcttgctatTAGGCGGCAGCGCAATCCACTACGCCAGCGTGCCGCCTCCTTAAGTTCATTCATCCCTTAATGGACATATAAATCCTGCACACCCTAGTTCAGTTTTGCATCTACGGGCTTTTGCTTGACCCTGCCCGTCCGACTGTCAGGCAATGGAGCAGAAGAGGAACCTCTGTCAACCCGTCCTGTTGGCGCTCACTGTATGTTGCAGGTGCATTTTGatcacatgcatgcatgagtCTGTGAAGAAATAAACTATGTAAAATCCTGCTCTTTGGGGCTAtgccaggtggggggggggcagatctgATAATGTGAGGGCCAGCAGTCTCTGATGACCAAATTCAATACAATCAAAGATGCGCATtaatattttgttatttaatatttccatttACATGCAACCAACAATGACGTTTCCAAGTGTAAGCATTCAGATGAACACATTCAGGGAACACAAATGATCTGAAGTTCCAGGAGAAACATGCAGAAACTGTAAAATGCAACTTTGCGTGACAAGCTGCTCTTGATAACAAAACGGCAGCGCATTCCGATGCTTTGTTATGCCAACCAAAAAGCCAAGTCTTGTCATCCATTTGGCCAACACATCGCTGTGATATATTACTTCAACAAATTCAGCCTGTATTTTTAGGCGAGGTTGTTCTCGGATAGGATGTCTTAATATGTTTTACCATAGGATTAACAAGGAAACACTCACATGGCAAATCCTGATTTTTCATGATAAAAATATTCCACCTTTCCTGGAAGCAGTGGCCTTCATGGTcaactttcattttccattggtTGAACTTTTAAAATCCATATAAAATCTGATCTCGGTGCGCGattggcccgcgggccggaccTTGGACATGCTTGGCCTCTGCACTACAATAATTTGAGGAGAACCCATATTTGTGCATTTTCACTGAAACTTAAAAGCTTCATAACTAATAGTGCATCAGAAGCATATTTCAATTTCATGGGATTACATATACAGTGTAGTTTGGGTCTTTCAGGATTAACTTGTATTATTCTTCACTTGTTGAAACtttggatggattgatggacattttatattttaaacgcTGACAAGGCCATTTCCCGCAGCGCACTTGAGGCTGCTTTAATTAACAACGTTCTTGAAATCAGTCCTGCTAAAAAGAAATTTCTCTCATTCTGACGGGTTGATTTCTTCATATTGTTATTGAATTTTACATCTTAATTACTGGGCACATGACGAGAAGGTTGTGGTTGTAAAGAGGACTGTATTTTTATGTGCAATAGTTTTGTAGagaatttgtttttgccaaTGATAAAGCAAACAGTTTCATTTCATGACTCTGTTAAGTTTTAAACATTATATATTGATTCCTTGTTCTTGATATGAAGTCGGGAGTGTATGGTGAAAGCTGGTTTGGTTTGACAGACTTTGCCTGCTCCAGATGCTCTGCTGTTTTTAATGTCAGCCGATCGATCACCTCCTTTATCGGTCTGTTGATTTTTATGAACTTTATTAGTTAAGTGGGAGTAATAACCTGTAGGTGTAATAGAAAACGACTTGTTGAATCATGACCTACCCCTCCATTTAATTTTAGCTGGCTAGCAGAGATAATTATGTTCAGTGACGAATGCAGTTTATGTAAATATACATGCAAAGTTTAACACATTCACCCAAACAGTATAGCCCTTTGTGTTGCCGGTAGAATTTAATAGTCCAATTAACGTCATAGAAAGCAGCCCTAGTTTTATAGGGTGTTCGGTATTCAGATTTGTACAGCAGTAGTGTGTTTGTTTCACTAACACGAAACTTAATGTGTCTTTTAGCATAAGAGTATCACTTTAAGGAAACGACTACGGAACTTACCAAAGGATTATAACTGATTATTTTTGTAAGTTATTTGACTTAAAAGTCTTAAATTGACACGCGTAGTCGCTTCTTATCCCCTGAATGGTTACACGTTTCTCACCAGTTGTCACTTCTAAGATGTTGGTTGTATTTGATTGTATTAACTGGTAACACAATGAGCTAcatgcatttgaaataaaatggcaAGTCAACttcaatttaaaatattaatgtagACACATTTCAATcagtaaattaatattttttaataacTAATATCTGTCTAAAGCAGTCGGTTGTAAATGAGATATTTCATTTTGTGACCTAAGaggatataaaaatatataactcGATATTCAGTTTCAGCAAATTcccttaaataaaaaaacaaaacatgaatttCTATTGTATTGACCACATGGCTGTGTGTATTTAATTCATCATTTTGATACTAGCTGCTGGTGTAACCGCTCCATCTACACTAAGTGTAATCACCTTCACCTTTACCTGCTGAATGCTGTCAGATATTTCACTTTCCAGTTTCCACACACTTGTCCCCTCACTAGCGGTAATTCAATACACACGCCACATCTGCAAATCTGTTGCTGCCAAGTGATTATTGTAAAAAGAACACACAAGGTTttgtgattttaaaatattGACTGGTTTAACAGGTTTCAACGTATAATATAGCACCTTGACACCGAGTTAACCACTTTGCTTACTCCCTGCTGCGCCAGGgattgtaaaatgtaaagaaatatgCAAAGTTGTGTTTTAGCCGTTACTGATTGCAATGTAAATCATGTTGATAGTGGAATCACtgttttatcttttctttggggggggggggctcaaattTTTTTGAATAGTGAAATTCAGTTGCGAAATACTATTTATTTGGAGAATGGGTTTCATGTAACAATGGGCTGGATTGAttgagaaataataaaatgactAAAACACTGGACTCTTTCTCGATactgaaatatttattgttgtCAACACAACAAGTTCATATTTGTTGACTACATAAGAGTTTTACTTTGTACATTTATGCAAATTAAATAAGGGAGCACATGCAAATCAACCTTAAAAACAGCAAGGTGTTTGAAATAATATGTTACTGTTACTTGTCAATTCTACCCCACATGTAGAATCAATGTGGTTACAATAAGTAATGTCATATTTCTAAACAGTTATATTGTATGTGAAATGTAATctctttgactttatttaaaatgcagttGAAAAACATTAAATTGGCAGGGGTGATGAGACGGTTCGTGAGTTCTTCACAGCAGTCCCGAGGAAAATACTGTTTTAATGAATactattttttcttttaatgcctTGTAATGTTCAAAAATCTTTTATCCAGATCAAACGTTTACTTTAATGGGTTATTCCTTGCTGTATCTGAATTCTGAATAGAAAATCCTGAATGAAGCTCTTGCTCAGATTCCACTCCAGCATACTAAATCGGGGAATATTGTTTTCAAtactgtattagaatacaaTCTGTATAAGTGTCAAATGAGTTTTCATATAAAATTAAAGCAAGTActtctgtaaatgttttacaaaaaaattataaaatattgTAATTGGGAAATATTGTTTATAAGGTTCGGAAGCTATGTGTAATGTATATGGATATATGTCCATATACATTACACATAGCTTCCGATATATATTGACTAATTTCCTGAAGAATTGGATTGCCACTACATCATAGTCcagaagaggagaaggggaaataaatatttttttggatATTGTAAGAAAAGGGGCAAGTTCCAAATAAGCATTTGCTTCAATCTACCACCTTTCGGTTCATCAAGGCTTCAAAGCTTTgaaatatagaatagaatagaatagcactttattgtcattacacacagtgatgcaatgaaattaaacaggctctgcacagtgcaaaaatcaAGTCAAAGCAATGCAATGCAATAGACACAATTGTTAATAAACACAATAACTCGTGATCATCAAGCGCTAAATGATAACAGCTCCACGACTAATGCTTGGAAGCTTCACCTCAAGCGAAAAACGTAACAAACTCTTTTACATTCACATCTTCCTATTGTTCTACTAtgccaacattttatttgttatcTCAAAatcacatatttaaaaaatacaagcATGAAAAGAGTAAAACGAAGCCGAGCCCCTTTTATATAGGAACGCAAGTTATTATACCACACTACGGCGAGTTTTCCCTGTGACACACATCCgggcttctgtgtgtgtgcaacgtTCGTTTATGTCCTGTCGACACTACTGAAAGTCATGGCTGCTCCTGACATGATGAAAACTGTTCTTTACACCATTAACAGTCTTCTGCAGCAAGAGAAATACAAAGCAGCGCTGGCAGTGTTGAAAGGATTTAGAAATGGCGCCGTGTGAGTAGAAATACTTTATAAATAAACCAGCTCGTAAAGTTATAATGGTTTAGATTCCATGTTAGCTGGTGCCTAAAAGGCGAATCAGCTGTGGTTGCCAGAGGTCGCTAATTCTACCCGTCAGGAGCCTCTGGTATTGCAatgttagtagtagtagtagtagtagtagtagtagtaataatacttttctttcatttagaaATACTGGACTGGATATATTAATCTATTTATTTGCGTTTCCAGACATTGCATTGCATtgagttgtgttttgttttgggttgCTTTTAGGTATGGGGCTAAAATCAGAGCACCGCATGCCCTAGTGATGACGTTTCTATTCAGAAGTGGCAGGTAAGAATCTGCgctgcattttttaaattggcTTTTTATTCTAATTCTCTTCAATGACGCTGAAAGTCTGATCTGGTTTCTTTCCTCTTGTAGTTTGAAGAACAAGCTTAATGCTATTCTGAAGGCAACTTACACCCACTCTCGCAATCTGGCTTGCTTTGTGTTCACATACAAAGGGCTGCAAGCCTTGCAGGAGCGGCTACAGGGAAAGAGTTTACAGTCTCACTCCTTTCTGGCTGCCTGTGTCGGGGGGTGGTTAGTGTTTGGAGATAACAACAATATCAATTGTCAGGTAGGTTAGCTATCAGGATGCGACATTTCTTTTTGCATGCATTTATGTTGTTAATCTAGTAGTTTCTTAAGAAATATGTTCAATACTGTAAAACGTTTTCCTCTTCCCTAGATCAATATGTACTTGCTGTCCAGGATCCTATTTGCACTGTCTCGACTACTTGTTGAAAAAGGATTTATCCCCCAGCCTAAACGCGACACTTTCCCACTGTTTGCCATGCTGGTGTGGGGCATTGTGTTATGGCTGTTTGAATATTACCCTCACACCCTCCAGCCATCCCTGCAGTCTTCAATGAACTACCTCTACCGTGACAGTAATGTGTGGCATGACATCTCAGACTTCCTAGTTTATAATAAACCAAGGATTTCTACTCAAAAATAAAACGGATGATTTTCACTTTGGACCAACTTCAGGCTTTAAAGCAATGGAATTATAATTTTATTCACAAGTATTTCAAATATTGTTGAatgtttgtatatatttttcattaatgCTTAATTACAGTTTATAAgctttataaatgtttttttttgtctgtcaaaTCTACCTTTTGTTTGACACCCAACTTCCTGCTAAATAAGGCATTCTTTTTGCATCTCAAGTATTTCTTCTGGCTTACATAAGGGTGATTCCATACAAATTTTATTTCCAGTAGTATATCCTACGCAACAAAATTAAAGCCCAAACAAAGTTTAATCTAAAACCGtcagaaatgcttttattatgcTATGAATCTGCTGTTGCACAGAATCGTATATCAGAATCAATAGCaccaatattttttattgacatCAAGTTTGTTTAATCTTAAATATGAGCTGTTACACTGATATACTGTTTTGTCTGTACAGCAGTATTAAGTGTTaaaaatacagtatattctGTGTTGCAAGGATGACCTATGATTCTTGTTTTGCAAGTAATAAAGATGTGAAAGTTTCTCCATTTCTTTTGGCCATTCTGCTCCTTTCCAAATGCAAACAATCAAAAAAGTGTTCCATTATATCATGAAAGAA is from Brachionichthys hirsutus isolate HB-005 chromosome 8, CSIRO-AGI_Bhir_v1, whole genome shotgun sequence and encodes:
- the pxmp4 gene encoding peroxisomal membrane protein 4, whose protein sequence is MAAPDMMKTVLYTINSLLQQEKYKAALAVLKGFRNGAVYGAKIRAPHALVMTFLFRSGSLKNKLNAILKATYTHSRNLACFVFTYKGLQALQERLQGKSLQSHSFLAACVGGWLVFGDNNNINCQINMYLLSRILFALSRLLVEKGFIPQPKRDTFPLFAMLVWGIVLWLFEYYPHTLQPSLQSSMNYLYRDSNVWHDISDFLVYNKPRISTQK